One region of Pseudodesulfovibrio sp. JC047 genomic DNA includes:
- a CDS encoding tail assembly protein produces MMRTVYLYGPLAEEFGREFRLDVTTPVEAVRALTVNLGKKFGTMIRAGEWHVVAGDSFDEGDDLGVSDEMLTFGLGRNDLHIAPAMRGSKGGGIFQAVLGVAIMAAAFWLAPPVVGAAGPTMGMGTNLVGGFTYGNLAAFGGAMAFGGVAGMLTPTPQLGNYSARESAEERPSYLFTGPKNTTEQGGPVPVIIGKHQVGWTLVSSGITVEQIAEDA; encoded by the coding sequence ATGATGCGCACCGTGTACCTATACGGCCCGCTGGCCGAGGAATTTGGGCGCGAGTTCCGTCTTGATGTCACCACGCCGGTCGAGGCCGTCCGTGCCCTGACCGTGAATCTCGGCAAAAAGTTCGGAACCATGATCCGGGCCGGTGAATGGCACGTCGTGGCCGGAGACTCATTTGACGAGGGTGACGACCTCGGCGTTTCCGATGAAATGCTGACGTTCGGCCTTGGGCGGAATGATTTGCACATTGCCCCGGCCATGCGCGGTAGCAAGGGCGGCGGCATCTTTCAGGCTGTTCTCGGGGTCGCCATCATGGCGGCGGCGTTCTGGCTTGCTCCGCCCGTTGTCGGCGCGGCGGGGCCGACCATGGGCATGGGCACCAACCTTGTGGGCGGCTTTACCTACGGCAACCTTGCGGCGTTCGGCGGAGCCATGGCGTTCGGCGGCGTGGCCGGGATGCTGACCCCCACACCGCAACTCGGCAACTATTCCGCCAGGGAGAGCGCGGAAGAAAGACCTTCATACCTTTTTACCGGTCCCAAGAACACCACCGAGCAGGGCGGGCCGGTGCCGGTCATTATCGGCAAGCATCAAGTCGGCTGGACGCTGGTGTCCAGCGGGATCACCGTTGAGCAGATCGCGGAGGACGCATGA
- a CDS encoding NlpC/P60 family protein, translating into MFSPETIRAAQEHARAEYPREACGLVVDGAYLPRTNTVENPLVDFRISPQGYAAAARRGEIQAVIHSHPDGPDHPSRADMIGQVDSGLAWGIVPVLSGAPQPPFFWGGNAPIPELIGRRFRHGVADCYALVRDWFRQERDDVLPEYPRDDEWWLGGGNLLMDNIQDAGFEVVDGDPQVGDMVFLQICASVPNHCGVYLGDGLLLHHLVNRFSRVEPLNRWRKHIRLFIRRVPS; encoded by the coding sequence ATGTTTTCCCCTGAAACCATCCGAGCGGCACAGGAGCACGCCCGCGCCGAGTATCCCCGCGAGGCGTGCGGACTGGTGGTTGACGGTGCATATTTGCCCCGGACCAACACCGTCGAGAACCCGCTTGTCGATTTTCGCATTTCTCCCCAAGGGTACGCCGCTGCCGCACGCCGTGGCGAAATCCAGGCCGTGATTCACTCGCACCCTGACGGGCCAGACCATCCGAGCCGTGCCGATATGATCGGTCAAGTCGATTCCGGGCTGGCGTGGGGGATCGTGCCGGTGTTGAGCGGTGCGCCTCAACCGCCGTTTTTTTGGGGCGGCAATGCCCCGATTCCCGAACTGATTGGCCGCAGGTTCCGGCATGGCGTGGCCGACTGTTATGCGCTTGTCCGGGATTGGTTCAGGCAGGAACGCGACGACGTGCTGCCGGAATATCCCCGCGACGACGAGTGGTGGCTTGGCGGCGGCAATTTGCTCATGGACAACATCCAGGACGCCGGGTTCGAGGTCGTTGACGGCGATCCGCAGGTCGGCGACATGGTGTTCCTGCAAATCTGTGCCAGCGTGCCCAATCATTGCGGCGTGTACCTCGGTGACGGTCTTTTGTTGCATCACCTGGTGAATCGTTTTTCCCGTGTCGAACCGCTGAACCGCTGGCGTAAGCATATACGCCTTTTCATACGGAGGGTGCCGTCATGA
- a CDS encoding phage minor tail protein L, whose product MTISNDVQKSSPGVLVELFDLDATAIGGEVQHFIKGTKDSQPVTWKGNIYIPLDLESDGFEMNAQGSLPRPTLRVSHVNTAFIGMVEECDDLIGATLTRWRTFSRYLDTAPEADSNAHFAPDIYRVDQLTEQNKLYVEWELAAAMDHEGRKLPGRQILRDVCTHRYRVWNGSSFDYSKATCPYTASTYFDHAGVSTADPAKDRCGKRLSDCELRFPGEPLPTRAFPGVGRLRP is encoded by the coding sequence TTGACGATTAGCAATGATGTCCAGAAATCAAGCCCCGGCGTGCTTGTGGAGTTGTTCGACCTCGATGCCACGGCCATCGGCGGCGAGGTTCAGCACTTCATAAAGGGAACCAAGGATTCGCAGCCCGTGACGTGGAAGGGCAATATATACATACCCCTGGACCTGGAGTCTGACGGGTTTGAAATGAACGCGCAGGGATCGCTTCCACGTCCGACGCTTCGCGTGTCCCATGTCAATACGGCGTTTATAGGCATGGTCGAGGAGTGCGACGACCTGATCGGGGCCACACTGACCCGGTGGAGGACGTTTAGCCGGTATCTGGACACCGCGCCGGAGGCTGACTCGAACGCCCATTTTGCCCCCGACATTTATCGCGTCGACCAACTGACCGAGCAAAACAAGCTCTATGTCGAATGGGAGTTGGCCGCAGCCATGGACCATGAAGGGCGCAAACTGCCGGGCCGTCAGATTTTGCGTGACGTCTGCACGCACCGATACCGGGTGTGGAACGGTTCGTCCTTTGATTATAGCAAGGCGACGTGCCCATACACCGCGAGCACATATTTCGATCATGCCGGAGTTTCCACGGCAGACCCGGCAAAGGACCGGTGCGGGAAACGGCTGTCTGACTGCGAACTCCGCTTTCCCGGTGAGCCGTTGCCCACGCGGGCTTTCCCTGGCGTTGGGAGGTTAAGACCGTGA
- a CDS encoding phage tail protein, whose protein sequence is MSILNFPTNVPKPSANMPRKRAARVNSLTYGDGYSQRSGDGLNSVADSISLAWPSLPKEKAAIIDDFLTERAGEKAFYWTAPRAATPQKWTCATWERTPIKNKTGWDRITATFTEAFDLDD, encoded by the coding sequence ATGAGCATCCTGAATTTCCCGACCAACGTGCCGAAGCCCTCGGCGAACATGCCGCGCAAACGGGCTGCCCGCGTGAACTCGTTAACCTATGGCGACGGGTATTCACAGCGCAGCGGTGACGGCCTGAATTCGGTTGCGGATTCCATTTCTCTGGCATGGCCGAGCCTGCCGAAGGAAAAGGCCGCAATCATAGATGACTTTCTCACCGAAAGGGCGGGCGAGAAGGCGTTTTACTGGACTGCCCCGCGTGCGGCGACGCCGCAAAAATGGACCTGTGCCACCTGGGAACGAACTCCGATCAAGAACAAGACCGGATGGGACCGGATCACCGCTACTTTTACGGAGGCATTTGACCTTGACGATTAG
- a CDS encoding tape measure protein, whose product MPKVKGPSVETRLTANTTDFNTKMKVAYGGVKRLDGAVLGLTTAFGGLAVAQFAKSIFDAGVRAERTGKSYEAITGNVRDAGVEMAFVRKEADRLGMVFYDTADSYKKLFAAARGTNMEGENTRKIFIAMSEAGTALGLSNEDLNGSLYAISQMMSKGKVQAEELRGQLGERLPGAFNMAAEALGVTTGELNYMLERGEVLASDLLPRLADVMHERFVKGAESMAKSQVAAVNRMQTAWEDFKTSLSSSDTATAGVNAVTSSLEGLTEGVDGWKRMFETTAAMFNGELGFTEWLTMSHDEAEHWLETVTEVEKLENRIADLRLRQRGQIYRDEKEATEQQIQLLEKQLAAEKDAQRLRAMKAIKGDTLGHGDMAWTKPNAAPAPEVDPAAEKRRLAAEERAAKQIKRINAQLTDTIKRNTMERFEYERWALEQRVEAMREKNADEITLEECKQSELKRIREEEIEALKDQTKETEKEVDKWEDKFGEFGDTAEGAFNSMGSSMKDIFGTGNSLLDSFIDKAFQLAVMRPFENWLTTGGGFGGGSGGLLGLGFLGFADGGVSTSPGLAMVSEGRYRNEAHVPLPDGRTIPVTLDGAAQGSAYFDIDITIPASSGDREQDAEYARTAGQELEKSLDAYWNKKMRMSQRPGGAMNKGLTV is encoded by the coding sequence ATGCCGAAAGTTAAGGGACCGAGCGTAGAGACGAGGCTGACCGCCAATACCACGGACTTCAACACAAAAATGAAAGTCGCGTATGGTGGGGTGAAACGCCTGGATGGTGCCGTACTTGGCTTGACTACCGCGTTTGGCGGTCTGGCCGTAGCTCAGTTTGCCAAGAGTATTTTCGATGCGGGCGTCCGTGCTGAACGGACAGGGAAATCATACGAAGCGATCACTGGCAACGTGCGTGATGCCGGTGTCGAAATGGCCTTTGTCCGCAAAGAGGCCGATCGGCTCGGCATGGTATTTTATGACACGGCGGATTCATATAAAAAATTGTTTGCCGCAGCTCGTGGGACTAATATGGAGGGCGAGAATACCCGCAAAATTTTTATTGCTATGTCTGAAGCTGGTACTGCTCTTGGGTTGAGTAATGAAGATTTGAACGGCTCTCTTTACGCAATTTCTCAGATGATGAGCAAAGGAAAGGTTCAGGCCGAAGAACTGCGGGGGCAATTAGGCGAAAGACTGCCCGGTGCTTTTAACATGGCGGCGGAAGCCCTTGGAGTGACGACTGGTGAACTAAATTATATGCTTGAGCGGGGTGAAGTCTTGGCTAGTGATCTACTTCCGCGTCTTGCCGATGTAATGCATGAAAGATTTGTCAAAGGTGCCGAATCCATGGCCAAAAGCCAGGTTGCCGCTGTCAATCGGATGCAAACCGCATGGGAAGACTTCAAGACGAGCCTGTCCAGTAGTGATACCGCCACGGCCGGAGTCAACGCCGTGACCTCCAGCCTTGAGGGACTGACAGAAGGCGTCGATGGATGGAAACGGATGTTCGAGACGACTGCGGCCATGTTCAACGGCGAGTTGGGTTTCACCGAGTGGCTGACCATGAGCCACGACGAGGCCGAGCACTGGCTTGAAACCGTCACCGAAGTCGAAAAGCTGGAAAATCGTATTGCCGACCTCCGCCTCCGCCAGCGAGGCCAGATTTACCGCGATGAAAAAGAGGCGACCGAGCAGCAGATCCAGCTTCTCGAAAAGCAGCTTGCCGCCGAAAAGGACGCGCAGCGGCTTCGGGCCATGAAAGCCATCAAGGGCGACACGCTCGGTCATGGCGACATGGCGTGGACCAAGCCGAATGCTGCGCCTGCCCCGGAAGTTGATCCGGCAGCGGAAAAACGGCGTTTGGCCGCAGAGGAACGTGCCGCGAAACAGATAAAGAGAATCAATGCCCAATTGACCGATACCATCAAGCGGAACACCATGGAACGCTTTGAGTATGAGCGGTGGGCGTTAGAACAGCGCGTCGAGGCAATGCGTGAGAAAAATGCCGATGAAATCACCCTTGAAGAATGCAAACAATCCGAACTCAAGCGTATCCGTGAGGAAGAGATCGAGGCTCTGAAGGACCAGACCAAGGAGACGGAGAAGGAAGTCGACAAGTGGGAGGACAAGTTCGGCGAGTTCGGCGATACCGCCGAGGGTGCTTTCAACTCCATGGGATCGTCGATGAAAGACATTTTCGGGACCGGCAACTCTCTCCTGGACAGCTTCATCGACAAGGCGTTTCAGCTTGCCGTTATGCGGCCTTTTGAGAACTGGCTGACCACTGGCGGCGGGTTCGGTGGCGGTAGTGGCGGGCTTCTCGGACTCGGTTTCCTCGGATTTGCCGACGGTGGAGTTTCCACCAGCCCCGGCCTGGCGATGGTGTCCGAAGGCCGTTACCGGAATGAGGCGCATGTTCCTTTGCCTGACGGGCGGACCATCCCGGTCACCCTGGACGGGGCCGCGCAGGGTTCCGCCTATTTCGACATTGATATCACCATTCCCGCGTCCAGCGGCGACCGTGAGCAGGACGCCGAATATGCCCGCACTGCCGGGCAGGAACTCGAAAAGAGTCTTGACGCCTACTGGAACAAGAAAATGCGGATGTCGCAACGACCCGGCGGGGCCATGAATAAGGGGTTGACGGTATGA
- a CDS encoding DUF1799 domain-containing protein yields MPGNVEAARIYRECSGQWRTAGMAGTRIDLDITAVKIVMDLEEVQDQRECLSKVRDIARIVLETKNAES; encoded by the coding sequence ATGCCGGGCAATGTGGAGGCCGCGAGGATTTACCGGGAATGTTCGGGCCAGTGGAGAACCGCAGGGATGGCGGGCACACGGATCGACCTGGACATAACCGCCGTCAAGATCGTGATGGACCTTGAAGAGGTCCAGGACCAAAGAGAATGCCTATCCAAGGTCCGGGACATAGCCCGGATCGTGTTGGAGACAAAAAATGCCGAAAGTTAA